The following DNA comes from Miscanthus floridulus cultivar M001 chromosome 5, ASM1932011v1, whole genome shotgun sequence.
CCGTCGTTCTTGCAGCGGAGAACATGCGTGCCCGGTTCGACGATGCGAAGATCAAAGGGCACCCAGTACTGGAACGTCGTCGACGGCCACTTGTGATGGCCGGCGACGGCGGTGAGGTGGTCCAGGAGCTCCCCCCTCTTCCCGGCTAAGTCGCAGCCAGGCTCCGGGCACTCGCACGGTGCGTGCGGACACATCAACCGGTGCTTGACATGATAGTAGTAGGCGGTGTTCTCGGTGCACCCGTTCTTGGCGTAGTGGCAGTCAACGAGGATGGATTCGACGGCGTGCTCCACGCTGAGGCTTCGCGCGAGGTTGCCAGCGGTACATCGGACAGAGTAGCCGAACGTGCACTTCTCTTCCGGCAGATCGCC
Coding sequences within:
- the LOC136454372 gene encoding putative E3 ubiquitin-protein ligase SINA-like 6 — its product is MCIDAVDEEDDLDHNSYVESDEDMAMSDECPEGHMICSPCRGDLPEEKCTFGYSVRCTAGNLARSLSVEHAVESILVDCHYAKNGCTENTAYYYHVKHRLMCPHAPCECPEPGCDLAGKRGELLDHLTAVAGHHKWPSTTFQYWVPFDLRIVEPGTHVLRCKNDGQLFLVS